Proteins from one Verrucomicrobiia bacterium genomic window:
- a CDS encoding glycosyltransferase family 2 protein: protein MKPALHLIVPVFNERANAETWMARTAEILQHLENYRPRLIFVDDGSTDGTADALRQASRGQDLTVLSHPVNRGPGAAVRTAFEWLHGSVRDEDAVVTLEGDNSSNLALITDMLERRGQGASLVLADPEAAGGGFAAVPAWRIGLSRAGNFVTRSLFRAKGRGSLSNFFRLHGGELIRRLQASFGPGIVESDGFAWAAEIFFKASLTGARPERVPTRIDWTGRRGGSKMRVLRTAAGYAQLFFSVPRWRRMAGTSGRMP, encoded by the coding sequence ATGAAGCCCGCTCTCCATCTCATCGTTCCGGTCTTCAACGAAAGAGCGAATGCGGAGACTTGGATGGCACGCACCGCCGAGATCCTTCAACATCTGGAGAATTACCGGCCGCGGCTGATCTTCGTCGACGACGGGAGCACCGACGGCACGGCCGATGCTTTGCGGCAGGCCTCGCGCGGACAGGACCTGACGGTTCTGTCGCATCCCGTCAACCGCGGGCCTGGCGCCGCGGTTCGCACCGCTTTCGAGTGGCTCCACGGCTCGGTCCGCGACGAGGATGCGGTGGTCACGCTGGAAGGCGACAACAGCAGCAATCTTGCCCTGATTACGGACATGCTCGAGCGCCGCGGCCAGGGAGCGTCGCTCGTGCTCGCCGACCCGGAAGCGGCGGGCGGCGGGTTTGCGGCCGTGCCGGCCTGGCGCATCGGCCTGAGCCGGGCGGGAAATTTTGTGACGCGTTCGCTGTTCCGTGCGAAAGGCCGCGGAAGCCTGAGTAATTTTTTCCGTCTTCACGGAGGCGAGCTCATCCGGCGTCTGCAGGCGTCTTTCGGGCCGGGCATCGTGGAGTCCGACGGCTTCGCATGGGCTGCCGAAATTTTTTTTAAGGCGTCGCTTACCGGAGCACGGCCCGAGCGCGTGCCGACGCGTATCGACTGGACCGGCCGCCGGGGCGGAAGCAAAATGCGCGTCCTGCGTACCGCGGCAGGTTATGCGCAGCTTTTCTTCTCGGTCCCGCGCTGGCGGCGCATGGCCGGCACGTCAGGACGCATGCCGTGA